A single window of Nicotiana sylvestris chromosome 5, ASM39365v2, whole genome shotgun sequence DNA harbors:
- the LOC138869598 gene encoding uncharacterized protein yields the protein MRLEMHEMQLAMAKVQKGPEPLVTPTPPSGHTPEYPSPGPSTSFPIAQYYQGETSYNPQATPPKQNPPPPVVPFFGAPLPATLQRSSSEPLFQAHDNQYYPPEPTFKAPEPYTYTPHLQLPAETERPTKNLEQDEVLRFKMPKFDLYEGHGDPMAHLRGFCSKIRGTGGKNELLIAYFGQSLSGSALEWYTRQDPSRWYTWDDLAQAFAGHFQYNLEIVPDRLTLLKLEKKPGESFKEFGFR from the exons atgagattggaaatgcatgaaatgcagctagccatggctaaggtgcaaaaggggcccgaaccactcGTCACTCCTACTCCCCCTtcgggacacacgccggaatacccttcccccggcccttcaacaagcttccccattgcccaatactaccaaggggaaacttcctataatccccaagctacaccacccaaacaaaaccctcctccgccaGTCGTCCCCTTCTTCGGGGCACCTCtaccagccacactgcaaagatcctccagcgagccattgtttcaggctcatgataaccagtattatcctcctgaaccaacctttaaagcacccgaaccatacacttacacccctcacctccaactcccagcagaaactgagaggccgacTAAGAATCTggagcaggatgaagtgcttc gttttaagatgcccaaatttgatctatacgaggggcatggtgatcccatggcacatctgcgaggaTTCTGTAGTAAGATAAGAGGAACAGGTGGAAAGAATGAGcttctgatagcttattttggtcaaagtttaagtgGGTCCGCActcgaatggtacacgaggcaggatcctagcaggtggtacacctgggacgatctagcacaagcatttgcgggtcactttcagtataaccttgagatcgtcccggaccgtctcacactgttaaaacttgagaaaaagcctggagaaaGCTTCaaggaattcggattccgttga